From a single Stomoxys calcitrans chromosome 4, idStoCalc2.1, whole genome shotgun sequence genomic region:
- the LOC106085657 gene encoding uncharacterized protein LOC106085657, translating into MVALNIKVGLYKTPVTNSTANIALYKRANGYRPFLYNKTHDICAFFANRKRFPFFYVMMGIFLERSNLNHTCPYNDAIMVKNLVLNEDMFHLIPIPEGDYRINANIYAYNDLKASLQVFISRKDVFSKHI; encoded by the exons ATGGTGGCACTTAATATCAAAGTGGGCCTCTATAAGACGCCTGTCACTAATTCAACG GCAAATATTGCTTTGTACAAACGCGCCAATGGATATCGACCATTTTTGTACAATAAAACCCATGATATTTGTGCTTTCTTTGCCAATCGCAAGCGTTTTCCCTTTTTCTATGTGATGATGGGTATATTTCTGGAAAGAtccaatttgaaccacacaTGCCCTTATAAT GATGCGATCATGGTCAAGAATCTTGTCTTGAACGAAGATATGTTTCACCTGATTCCCATTCCCGAGGGTGATTACAGGATAAACGCAAACATTTATGCCTACAATGATTTAAAGGCCAGTCTTCAAGTTTTTATATCAAGAAAGGATGTTTTTAGCAAGCACATATGA